The Macrotis lagotis isolate mMagLag1 chromosome 6, bilby.v1.9.chrom.fasta, whole genome shotgun sequence genome includes a window with the following:
- the MSL3 gene encoding MSL complex subunit 3 isoform X2, translating to MSSCGGMKFKFQSGEKVLCFEPDPTKARVLYDAKIVDVIVGKDEKGRKIPEYLIHFNGWNRSWDRWAAEDHVLRDTDENRRLQRKLARKAVARMRRKGRKKRRCRLPGVDSVLKSFPAEEKNENDENSISSSSDDSSEETDEEIRSEESDIEEKTEMKEEQEFHTKRDMEERTISIEIPEVLKKKLEEDCYYINRRKRLVKLPCQTNIITILESYVKHFAINAAFSANERSRHHQTTPHVNVNVHYIPPEKNVELCKEMVDGLRITFDFTLPLILLYPYEQAQYKKVTSSKFFLPIKESTTNTNRNQEELSPSPPLLNPPTPQSTDSQPATGEPATPKRRKAEPEMLQSLRRSTRHTSSCDRLSESSASPQPKRRHLDTSATMPKLFLHLEKKTPVHSGSSSPITLTPSKEGSTVFAGFEGRRNNELNEVLSWKLMPENYPQSDQPPPPSYIYGSQHLLRMFGF from the exons ATGAGCTCGTGCGGgggaatgaaatttaaatttcagtcaGGGGAGAAAGTGCTGTGCTTCGAGCCCGACCCCACTAAGGCGCGAGTCCTGTACGATGCCAAG ATTGTTGATGTTATTGTTGGGAAAGATGAGAAGGGCAGAAAGATCCCAGAATATCTGATCCATTTTAATGGTTGGAACAGAAG CTGGGATAGATGGGCAGCTGAAGATCATGTTCTTCGTGACACAGATGAAAATCGTAGATTACAACGTAAATTGGCAAGAAAAGCTGTAGCTCGCAT gagaagaaaaggaaggaagaagagacgCTGCAGGTTGCCTGGTGTTGACTCTGTGTTAAAAAGTTTTCCTGccgaagaaaaaaatgaaaatgatgaaaact CCATAAGTAGCTCTTCTGATGATAGTAGTGAagaaacagatgaggaaataagaagTGAAGAAAGTGACattgaagagaaaacagaaatg AAAGAAGAACAGGAGTTTCATACAAAAAGGGACATGGAAGAAAGAACAATAAGTATAGAAATACCTGAAGTTTTGAAGAAGAAGCTTGAAGAAGATTGCTACTATATCAACAGGAGAAAACGT CTTGTGAAACTACCATGCCAAACTAACATAATAACCATTTTGGAATCATATGTGAAACATTTTGCCATCAATGCAGCTTTCTCAGCCAATGAAAGATCTCGTCACCACCAAACCACTCCtcatgtgaatgtgaatgtgcaTTACATCCCACCAGAAAAAAA TGTTGAGCTTTGCAAAGAAATGGTTGATGGATTAAGGATTACCTTTGATTTCACTCTGCCATTGATTTTGCTTTATCCATATGAACAAGCTCAATATAAAAAGGTGACTTCAtcaaaattttttcttccaaTCAAGGAAAGCACAACAAATACAAATAG gaatcagGAGGAATTGTCACCAAGTCCACCCTTGTTAAATCCACCAACTCCTCAGTCCACAGACAGTCAGCCTGCTACAGGAGAACCAGCAACACCCAAAAGACGAAAAGCGGAGCCGGAAATGTTACAGTCTCTAAGACGTTCTACACGTCACACATCTAGCTGTGACAGATTGTCTGAAAGCAGTGCTTCTCCACAACCTAAGCGAAGGCATCTTGACACATCTGCCACAATGCCAAAACTGTTTTTACATTTGGAAAAGA AAACCCCAGTACATAGTGGATCATCTTCACCTATTACTTTGACTCCTAGCAAAGAAGGAAGTACAGTGTTTGCTGGTTTTGAAGgtagaagaaataatgaattaaatgAG